Proteins encoded within one genomic window of [Enterobacter] lignolyticus SCF1:
- the acnB gene encoding bifunctional aconitate hydratase 2/2-methylisocitrate dehydratase has product MLEEYRKHVAERAAEGIVPKPLDATQMAALVELLKTPPAGEEEFLLDLLINRVPPGVDEAAYVKAGFLAAIAKGEATSPLVTPEKAIELLGTMQGGYNIHPLIDALDNDKLAPIAAKALSSTLLMFDNFYDVEEKAKAGNVYAKQVMQSWADAEWFLNRPALAEKITVTVFKVTGETNTDDLSPAPDAWSRPDIPLHALAMLKNAREGIEPDQPGVVGPIKQIEALQEKGYPLAYVGDVVGTGSSRKSATNSVLWFMGDDIPHVPNKRGGGLCLGGKIAPIFFNTMEDAGALPIEVDVSNLNMGDVIDVYPYKGEVRNHETGELLASFELKTDVLIDEVRAGGRIPLIIGRGLTTKAREALGLPHSDVFRHAKDVAESSRGYSLAQKMVGRACGVTGIRPGAYCEPKMTSVGSQDTTGPMTRDELKDLACLGFSSDLVMQSFCHTAAYPKPVDVTTHHTLPDFIMNRGGVSLRPGDGVIHSWLNRMLLPDTVGTGGDSHTRFPIGISFPAGSGLVAFAAATGVMPLDMPESVLVRFKGKMQPGITLRDLVHAIPLYAIKQGLLTVEKKGKKNIFSGRILEIEGLPDLKVEQAFELTDASAERSAAGCTIKLNKEPIVEYLNSNIVLLKWMIAEGYGDRRTLERRVQGMEKWLADPQLLEADADAEYAAVIDIDLADIKEPILCAPNDPDDARLLSDVQGDKIDEVFIGSCMTNIGHFRAAGKLLDTHKGQLPTRLWVAPPTRMDAAQLTEEGYYSVFGKSGARIEIPGCSLCMGNQARVADGATVVSTSTRNFPNRLGTGANVYLASAELAAVAALIGKLPTPEEYQTFMAQVDKTAVDTYRYLNFDQLNQYTEKADGVIFQTAV; this is encoded by the coding sequence GTGCTAGAAGAATACCGTAAGCACGTAGCTGAGCGTGCCGCCGAGGGGATTGTACCCAAACCTTTAGATGCAACCCAAATGGCCGCACTTGTCGAGCTGCTGAAGACTCCGCCTGCGGGCGAAGAAGAGTTCCTGTTAGACCTGCTGATTAACCGTGTACCGCCAGGCGTTGACGAAGCCGCCTATGTTAAAGCAGGATTCCTTGCCGCTATCGCCAAAGGCGAAGCCACTTCTCCGCTGGTAACCCCTGAAAAAGCGATTGAACTGCTGGGCACCATGCAGGGCGGATACAACATTCATCCGCTGATTGACGCGCTGGATAACGATAAACTGGCGCCGATTGCCGCCAAAGCGCTCTCTTCAACCCTGCTGATGTTCGATAACTTCTACGACGTAGAAGAAAAAGCCAAAGCGGGCAACGTCTACGCCAAACAGGTGATGCAGTCCTGGGCCGACGCTGAGTGGTTCCTGAACCGTCCTGCTCTGGCTGAAAAAATTACCGTTACCGTCTTTAAAGTGACCGGTGAAACCAACACCGATGACCTCTCTCCGGCGCCGGATGCGTGGTCTCGTCCGGACATTCCGCTGCACGCGCTGGCGATGCTGAAAAACGCCCGTGAAGGCATTGAGCCGGATCAGCCAGGCGTTGTTGGCCCGATCAAGCAGATCGAAGCGCTGCAGGAAAAAGGTTACCCGCTGGCGTACGTCGGCGACGTGGTTGGTACCGGCTCTTCGCGTAAATCCGCCACCAACTCGGTGCTGTGGTTTATGGGCGATGACATCCCGCACGTGCCGAACAAGCGCGGCGGCGGTCTGTGCCTCGGCGGCAAAATCGCGCCAATCTTCTTTAACACCATGGAAGATGCGGGCGCGCTGCCGATTGAAGTGGATGTGTCCAACCTGAACATGGGCGACGTGATTGACGTTTACCCGTACAAAGGCGAAGTGCGCAACCATGAAACCGGCGAACTGCTGGCAAGCTTCGAGCTGAAAACCGACGTGCTGATCGACGAAGTGCGCGCCGGTGGCCGTATTCCGCTGATCATCGGCCGCGGCCTGACCACCAAAGCGCGTGAAGCGCTGGGTCTGCCGCACAGCGACGTGTTCCGTCATGCAAAAGACGTGGCGGAAAGCAGCCGCGGTTACTCCCTGGCGCAGAAAATGGTGGGCCGCGCCTGTGGCGTCACCGGTATCCGTCCGGGCGCCTACTGCGAGCCGAAGATGACCTCCGTGGGTTCTCAGGATACCACCGGTCCAATGACCCGCGACGAGCTGAAAGACCTGGCGTGCCTGGGCTTCTCTTCTGACCTGGTGATGCAGTCTTTCTGCCACACCGCGGCGTATCCGAAGCCGGTTGACGTCACGACGCACCATACGCTGCCGGACTTCATCATGAACCGCGGCGGCGTGTCGCTGCGTCCGGGCGACGGCGTTATCCACTCCTGGCTGAACCGCATGCTGCTGCCGGATACCGTCGGTACCGGCGGCGACTCCCATACCCGTTTCCCGATCGGTATTTCCTTCCCGGCGGGCTCTGGTCTGGTGGCGTTTGCCGCGGCGACCGGCGTGATGCCGCTGGATATGCCGGAATCCGTTCTGGTGCGCTTCAAGGGCAAAATGCAGCCGGGCATCACCCTGCGCGACCTGGTGCACGCGATCCCGCTGTACGCCATCAAGCAGGGCCTGCTGACCGTTGAGAAGAAAGGGAAGAAAAACATCTTCTCTGGCCGCATCCTGGAGATTGAAGGTCTGCCGGATCTGAAGGTGGAGCAGGCGTTCGAACTGACCGATGCCTCCGCTGAGCGTTCCGCGGCGGGCTGTACCATCAAGCTGAACAAAGAGCCGATCGTTGAGTATCTGAACTCCAACATCGTGCTGCTGAAGTGGATGATCGCCGAAGGCTACGGCGATCGCCGTACGCTGGAGCGTCGTGTTCAGGGCATGGAAAAATGGCTGGCGGATCCGCAGCTGCTGGAAGCCGATGCTGACGCAGAATACGCGGCGGTGATCGACATCGATCTGGCGGATATCAAAGAGCCAATCCTGTGCGCGCCGAACGATCCGGACGATGCTCGCCTGCTGTCTGACGTCCAGGGCGACAAAATCGACGAAGTGTTTATCGGTTCGTGCATGACCAACATCGGTCACTTCCGCGCGGCAGGTAAACTGCTGGATACCCACAAAGGCCAGCTGCCGACCCGTCTGTGGGTAGCGCCGCCAACCCGTATGGATGCCGCCCAGCTGACCGAAGAGGGCTATTACAGCGTCTTCGGTAAGAGCGGCGCACGTATCGAAATCCCGGGCTGCTCGCTGTGCATGGGTAACCAGGCGCGGGTGGCGGACGGCGCGACGGTGGTTTCCACCTCAACCCGTAACTTCCCGAACCGTTTAGGTACCGGCGCGAACGTCTACCTGGCGTCTGCGGAGCTGGCGGCTGTTGCGGCGCTGATTGGTAAGCTGCCAACGCCGGAAGAGTACCAGACCTTCATGGCGCAGGTGGATAAGACCGCGGTCGATACCTATCGCTACCTGAACTTTGACCAGCTGAATCAGTACACCGAGAAGGCTGACGGGGTTATCTTCCAGACGGCGGTATAA
- the speD gene encoding adenosylmethionine decarboxylase, translating to MKKLKLHGFNNLTKSLSFCIYDICYAKTAEERDGYIAYIDELYNANRLTEILSETCSIIGANILNIARQDYEPQGASVTILVSEEPIDPKLIDTTEHPGPLPEAVVAHLDKSHICVHTYPESHPEGGLCTFRADIEVSTCGVISPLKALNYLIHQLESDIVTIDYRVRGFTRDVNGMKHFIDHEINSIQNFMSDDMKALYDMVDVNVYQENIFHTKMLLKEFDLKHYMFHTKPEDLSDEERKVITDLLWKEMREIYYGRNMPAV from the coding sequence TTGAAAAAGCTTAAACTGCATGGCTTTAACAACCTGACGAAAAGCCTGAGTTTTTGTATTTACGATATCTGCTATGCCAAAACGGCAGAAGAGCGCGATGGCTACATCGCCTATATCGATGAACTGTACAACGCCAACCGTCTGACGGAGATCCTGTCGGAAACCTGCTCTATCATCGGCGCGAATATCCTTAATATCGCCCGCCAGGATTATGAGCCCCAGGGCGCCAGCGTCACCATTCTGGTGAGCGAAGAGCCCATCGATCCAAAACTTATCGACACCACCGAGCATCCCGGCCCGCTGCCGGAGGCGGTTGTCGCCCACCTCGATAAAAGCCACATCTGCGTGCATACCTATCCGGAAAGTCATCCTGAAGGCGGCCTGTGCACGTTCCGCGCGGATATCGAAGTCTCGACCTGTGGCGTCATTTCACCGCTGAAGGCGTTGAACTACCTGATTCATCAGCTTGAGTCGGATATTGTGACCATTGATTACCGCGTGCGCGGTTTTACCCGTGACGTCAACGGGATGAAGCACTTTATCGACCACGAAATTAACTCCATCCAGAACTTCATGTCTGATGATATGAAAGCGCTATACGACATGGTGGATGTTAACGTTTATCAGGAAAATATCTTCCATACCAAGATGTTGCTTAAAGAGTTCGACCTTAAGCACTACATGTTCCATACCAAACCGGAAGATTTAAGCGACGAAGAGCGCAAGGTCATCACCGACCTGCTCTGGAAAGAAATGCGCGAGATTTACTACGGCCGCAACATGCCGGCCGTGTAA
- the yacL gene encoding protein YacL: MDYEFLRDITGGVKVRMSMGHEAVGHWFNEEVKENLALLEEVEQAAHAVKGTERSWQRAGHEYTLWMDGEEVMVRANQLDFSGDEMEEGMSYYDEESLSLCGVEDFLQVVAAYRAFMKQK, from the coding sequence ATGGATTACGAATTTCTGCGCGACATTACCGGAGGGGTAAAGGTGCGGATGTCGATGGGCCATGAGGCCGTCGGGCACTGGTTCAATGAAGAGGTGAAAGAGAACCTCGCGCTGTTAGAGGAAGTTGAACAGGCCGCACACGCAGTGAAGGGTACTGAGCGTTCCTGGCAACGCGCGGGTCACGAATACACGCTGTGGATGGACGGCGAAGAGGTGATGGTGCGCGCGAATCAGCTGGATTTTTCCGGCGATGAAATGGAAGAGGGGATGAGCTACTACGACGAAGAGAGCCTGTCTCTGTGCGGCGTAGAGGACTTTCTCCAGGTGGTCGCGGCCTACCGCGCGTTCATGAAGCAGAAATAA
- a CDS encoding glucose/quinate/shikimate family membrane-bound PQQ-dependent dehydrogenase: MAEIKTQQSALLVKLTALFAAFCGLYLLIGGAWLVSLGGSWYYPVAGLVMLGVTAMLWRGKRAALWLYALLLLATMLWGVWEVGFDFWALTPRSDILVFFGIWLILPFVWRRLRVPSAGAVGALVAVLLISGGILTWAGFHDPQEINGTLSTDTAPAASISQVADSDWPAYGRNQEGQRWSPLKQITSDNVHQLKEAWVFRTGDLKGPNDPGEITNEVTPIKIGDMLYLCSAHQRLFALDAATGKEKWRFDPQLNANPSFQHVTCRGVSYHDATADNAPADVVADCPRRILLPVNDGRLFALNAQTGKPCETFANKGILNLQTSMPVTTPGMYEPTSPPIVTDKVIVIAGAVTDNFSTREPSGVIRGFDVNTGKLLWAFDPGAKDPNAIPEDEHRFTFNSPNSWAPAAYDARLDLVYLPMGVTTPDIWGGNRTPEQERYASAIVALNATTGKLVWSYQTVHHDLWDMDQPSQPTLADITVDGKTVPVIYAPAKTGNIFVLDRRNGQLVVPAPEQPVPQGAAKGDRVSPTQPFSELTFRPKKDLTGADMWGATMFDQLVCRVMFHQMRYEGIFTPPSEQGTLVFPGNLGMFEWGGISVDPNRQVAIANPIALPFVSKLIPRGPGNPMEPPKDAKASGTESGIQPQYGVPFGVTLNPFLSPFGLPCKQPGWGYISALDLKTNQIAWKKRIGTPQDSLPFPMPFKLPFTLGMPMLGGPISTAGNVLFVAATADNYLRAYNMTNGDKLWEGRLPAGGQATPMTYEVNGKQYVVISAGGHGSFGTKLGDYIVAYALPDDAK, from the coding sequence ATGGCAGAAATAAAAACGCAACAGTCCGCGCTTCTGGTGAAGCTGACGGCGCTGTTTGCAGCCTTTTGCGGGCTGTATCTGTTAATCGGCGGCGCCTGGCTGGTGTCGCTCGGCGGCTCCTGGTACTACCCCGTCGCAGGCCTGGTGATGCTGGGCGTGACCGCCATGCTGTGGCGCGGCAAGCGCGCGGCGCTGTGGCTGTATGCGCTGCTGCTGCTGGCAACCATGCTATGGGGCGTCTGGGAGGTCGGCTTTGACTTCTGGGCGCTGACGCCGCGCAGCGATATCCTGGTGTTTTTTGGCATCTGGCTTATCCTGCCGTTCGTCTGGCGCCGTCTGCGTGTTCCCTCCGCTGGCGCGGTCGGCGCGCTGGTGGCAGTACTGCTGATTAGCGGCGGCATTCTTACCTGGGCGGGCTTCCATGACCCGCAGGAGATTAACGGTACGCTGAGCACCGATACCGCACCGGCGGCCTCCATCTCCCAGGTAGCCGATAGCGACTGGCCGGCCTATGGCCGCAATCAGGAAGGCCAGCGCTGGTCGCCGCTGAAGCAGATAACGTCTGATAACGTGCACCAGCTGAAAGAGGCATGGGTATTTCGTACCGGCGATCTGAAAGGCCCTAACGATCCTGGCGAAATCACCAACGAGGTCACGCCGATTAAAATTGGCGACATGCTGTATCTCTGCTCCGCCCACCAGCGCCTGTTCGCTCTGGATGCGGCGACCGGGAAAGAGAAATGGCGCTTCGACCCGCAGTTGAACGCCAACCCGAGCTTCCAGCACGTGACCTGCCGCGGCGTCTCTTACCACGACGCAACTGCGGATAATGCGCCTGCGGACGTGGTTGCCGACTGCCCGCGCCGCATCCTGCTGCCGGTGAACGATGGCCGCCTGTTCGCGCTGAATGCGCAAACCGGTAAGCCGTGCGAAACCTTTGCCAACAAGGGGATCCTCAACCTGCAAACCAGCATGCCGGTCACCACGCCGGGCATGTATGAACCAACCTCGCCGCCGATCGTCACCGATAAGGTCATTGTGATTGCCGGCGCGGTCACCGATAACTTCTCCACCCGCGAACCGTCCGGCGTTATTCGCGGCTTCGACGTGAATACCGGCAAGCTGCTGTGGGCCTTCGATCCGGGCGCGAAAGATCCGAACGCTATCCCGGAAGACGAGCACCGCTTCACCTTCAACTCGCCGAACTCCTGGGCGCCGGCGGCGTATGACGCCAGGCTGGATCTCGTGTACCTGCCGATGGGCGTCACCACGCCGGATATCTGGGGCGGCAACCGCACGCCGGAGCAGGAGCGCTACGCCAGCGCGATTGTGGCGCTGAACGCGACCACCGGTAAGCTGGTCTGGAGCTACCAGACGGTGCACCATGACCTGTGGGATATGGACCAGCCGTCGCAGCCGACGCTTGCCGATATTACCGTTGACGGTAAAACCGTACCGGTTATCTACGCCCCGGCGAAAACCGGCAACATCTTCGTGCTCGACCGCCGCAACGGCCAGCTTGTCGTGCCTGCGCCGGAACAGCCGGTACCGCAGGGCGCGGCGAAAGGCGATCGCGTCAGCCCGACGCAGCCGTTCTCCGAACTGACGTTCCGCCCGAAAAAAGACCTGACCGGCGCGGATATGTGGGGCGCGACCATGTTCGACCAGCTGGTATGCCGCGTCATGTTCCATCAGATGCGCTATGAGGGCATCTTCACGCCGCCGTCTGAGCAGGGCACGCTGGTCTTCCCGGGCAACCTTGGCATGTTCGAGTGGGGCGGTATTTCGGTTGACCCGAACCGTCAGGTGGCGATCGCTAACCCGATTGCGCTGCCGTTCGTCTCAAAACTGATCCCCCGCGGCCCCGGCAACCCGATGGAGCCGCCGAAGGATGCCAAAGCCAGCGGTACGGAATCCGGTATTCAGCCGCAGTACGGCGTGCCGTTTGGCGTCACGCTGAACCCGTTCCTGTCGCCGTTCGGCCTGCCGTGCAAACAGCCGGGCTGGGGCTATATCTCGGCGCTGGATCTGAAAACCAACCAGATCGCGTGGAAAAAACGTATTGGTACGCCGCAGGACAGCCTGCCGTTCCCGATGCCGTTTAAGCTGCCGTTTACGCTGGGGATGCCGATGCTGGGCGGTCCGATTTCCACCGCGGGCAACGTGCTGTTCGTCGCCGCAACCGCAGATAACTACCTGCGCGCGTACAACATGACCAACGGGGATAAACTGTGGGAAGGCCGTCTGCCCGCAGGCGGACAGGCAACGCCGATGACCTATGAAGTGAATGGCAAGCAGTATGTTGTCATCTCGGCAGGGGGCCACGGCTCGTTTGGTACAAAACTCGGCGATTATATTGTCGCGTATGCGCTGCCTGACGACGCAAAATAA
- a CDS encoding YacC family pilotin-like protein, with protein sequence MKTFFRTLVLGLLFVFSSNSFALSESEAEDMADLTAVFVFLKNDCGYQNLPNGQIRRALVFFAQQNQWDLSNYDSFNMKALGEDSYRDLSGIRIPTSTKCKALARDSLSLLAYVK encoded by the coding sequence ATGAAGACGTTTTTCAGAACGCTGGTACTCGGATTGCTGTTCGTTTTTTCCAGCAACAGCTTCGCATTAAGCGAATCCGAAGCCGAAGATATGGCCGATCTGACGGCGGTCTTTGTCTTTCTGAAAAACGACTGTGGCTACCAGAATTTACCCAATGGCCAGATTCGCCGCGCTTTAGTCTTTTTTGCCCAGCAGAATCAATGGGATCTGAGCAACTACGACAGCTTTAACATGAAAGCGCTCGGCGAGGACAGCTACCGCGATCTCAGCGGCATCCGCATCCCAACCTCCACCAAATGCAAAGCGCTGGCGCGCGATTCGCTGAGCCTGCTGGCCTACGTGAAATAA
- a CDS encoding DUF3300 domain-containing protein gives MTLPFKPHVLAIICSAGLLAAAGTLYVKSRAPETITPAPAPAPAATQPAPAPATVAAPAAAPAVAPAPAPAATQPVTTTYTTAQIDQWVAPIALYPDNLLSQVLMASTYPTNVMQAVQWSQDNPTMQGDAAVQAVANQPWDPSVKSLVAFPQLLALMGENPPWVESLGDAFLAQPQDVMNSVQKLRALAQQTGALKSTPQQKVTTTTKTAQASSTSSTSSSSTTTVVPASSTQVIKIESADPNVVYVPTYNPSTVYGTWPSTAYPPVYLPPPPGEQFASSFMNGLGFSLGVATTYALFSDINWDDDDYYHHHGDGGGYNRNGDNNININVNDFNRVTGQRLQGSNVNWQHNPNYRNNVPYPNSSVNQRFHQTNVSGGLSATQAAPTQAAVNRNNQRQAAMNQFQQRTGTTAAGTGAGVAARNANTSRDVQRQAASKQMNQITQRSNYRGYDNTPGANNQQRRETAKNQAQRSGDQQQRREAAQKQTQRLNTQQQQQRREQVQPQRTAATSAQRQQRSESLRANALSGNDSRSPSWQAQRDRGVQSRNISGASREQRPARSEQRERRHR, from the coding sequence ATGACCTTACCTTTTAAGCCCCACGTGCTCGCGATTATTTGCAGTGCCGGGCTGCTCGCAGCGGCGGGAACATTGTATGTGAAAAGCCGCGCGCCCGAGACCATTACCCCTGCTCCTGCTCCTGCGCCTGCGGCAACGCAACCGGCACCCGCGCCCGCTACCGTCGCTGCGCCTGCGGCCGCACCGGCAGTCGCCCCGGCGCCTGCGCCAGCGGCTACGCAGCCGGTCACCACCACGTATACGACGGCGCAAATCGACCAGTGGGTCGCCCCTATCGCGCTCTACCCTGACAATTTACTGTCACAGGTGCTGATGGCCTCGACTTACCCGACCAACGTGATGCAGGCGGTGCAGTGGTCGCAGGATAACCCCACCATGCAGGGCGACGCGGCGGTACAGGCCGTGGCGAATCAGCCGTGGGACCCGAGCGTGAAATCGCTGGTCGCGTTTCCGCAGCTGCTGGCTCTGATGGGGGAAAACCCGCCGTGGGTTGAAAGCCTCGGCGATGCCTTCCTGGCGCAGCCGCAGGACGTCATGAACTCGGTGCAGAAACTGCGCGCGCTGGCGCAGCAAACCGGCGCGCTGAAGTCGACGCCGCAGCAGAAAGTCACGACCACCACGAAGACCGCGCAAGCGTCAAGCACAAGCTCAACATCGAGCAGCAGTACGACCACGGTGGTGCCGGCGTCCAGCACCCAGGTGATAAAAATCGAGTCGGCGGACCCTAACGTGGTGTATGTCCCCACCTATAACCCCTCGACCGTTTACGGCACCTGGCCGAGCACCGCCTATCCGCCCGTTTATCTCCCGCCTCCTCCCGGGGAGCAGTTCGCGAGCAGCTTCATGAACGGGCTGGGTTTCAGCCTCGGGGTGGCAACGACCTACGCGCTGTTCAGCGATATCAACTGGGATGACGATGACTACTACCATCATCATGGTGATGGCGGCGGCTATAACCGCAACGGCGATAACAACATCAATATCAACGTGAATGATTTCAACCGGGTCACCGGGCAAAGGCTGCAGGGCAGCAACGTGAACTGGCAGCATAATCCGAACTACCGGAACAACGTACCCTACCCGAATAGCAGCGTGAACCAGCGCTTCCATCAGACCAACGTGTCCGGCGGGCTGAGCGCAACCCAGGCCGCGCCGACGCAGGCGGCCGTCAACCGCAACAACCAGCGCCAGGCGGCGATGAACCAGTTCCAGCAGCGAACCGGCACGACGGCCGCAGGCACCGGCGCCGGGGTTGCCGCCAGAAACGCGAACACGTCCCGCGACGTGCAGCGCCAGGCGGCATCGAAACAGATGAACCAAATTACCCAGCGCAGCAACTACCGCGGGTATGACAACACGCCGGGGGCGAATAACCAGCAGCGCCGTGAGACGGCCAAAAACCAAGCGCAGCGCTCAGGCGACCAGCAGCAGCGTCGTGAAGCGGCGCAAAAGCAGACGCAGCGTCTGAACACCCAACAGCAGCAGCAGAGGCGTGAACAGGTCCAGCCGCAGCGCACCGCCGCCACGTCCGCGCAGCGCCAGCAAAGGAGTGAGAGCCTGCGGGCCAATGCGCTTAGTGGGAATGACAGCCGCTCACCGTCCTGGCAAGCCCAGCGCGACCGCGGAGTGCAAAGCCGCAATATTTCGGGAGCCAGTCGCGAGCAGCGCCCGGCAAGATCTGAACAACGTGAACGGCGTCATCGTTAA
- the speE gene encoding polyamine aminopropyltransferase: protein MAENTLWHETLHDKFGQYFAVDNVLWHEKTDHQDLIIFENAAFGRVMALDGVVQTSERDEFIYHEMLTHVPLLAHGHAKHVLIIGGGDGAMLREVSRHQNIDTITMVEIDAGVVSFCRQYLPNHSAGSYDDPRFTLVIDDGVNFVNQTTQTFDVIISDCTDPIGPGESLFTSAFYEGCKRCLNPGGIFVAQNGVCFLQQDEAIDSHRKLSHYFSDVSFYQAAIPTYYGGIMTFAWATDNGALRHLSTEIIQARFHQANLKCRYYNPAIHTAAFALPQYLQDALSAQ from the coding sequence ATGGCCGAAAACACGCTGTGGCATGAAACGCTGCACGACAAGTTTGGTCAGTATTTTGCCGTTGATAATGTTCTCTGGCACGAAAAGACCGATCATCAGGATCTGATCATTTTCGAAAACGCCGCATTCGGCCGCGTGATGGCGCTGGATGGCGTTGTGCAAACCAGCGAGCGCGACGAGTTTATCTATCACGAAATGCTGACCCACGTTCCGCTGCTGGCGCACGGCCACGCTAAACACGTGCTGATTATCGGCGGCGGCGATGGCGCGATGCTGCGCGAAGTCTCACGGCACCAGAACATCGACACCATCACCATGGTGGAAATCGATGCCGGCGTCGTCTCTTTCTGCCGCCAGTATCTGCCGAACCACAGCGCAGGCAGCTATGACGATCCGCGCTTTACTCTGGTTATTGACGACGGTGTCAATTTTGTTAACCAGACCACGCAAACGTTTGATGTGATTATCTCCGACTGTACCGACCCTATCGGTCCTGGCGAAAGTCTGTTTACCTCGGCGTTTTATGAAGGCTGCAAGCGCTGCCTGAACCCGGGCGGGATTTTCGTGGCGCAGAACGGCGTCTGCTTCCTGCAGCAGGATGAAGCCATCGACAGCCACCGTAAACTCAGCCACTACTTCAGCGACGTCAGCTTCTACCAGGCGGCGATCCCGACCTACTACGGCGGGATTATGACCTTCGCGTGGGCCACAGATAACGGCGCCCTGCGCCATCTGTCGACGGAAATCATTCAGGCGCGCTTCCACCAGGCCAACCTGAAATGCCGCTACTACAATCCGGCTATCCACACCGCCGCGTTTGCCTTGCCCCAATATTTGCAAGACGCACTGTCCGCGCAGTGA
- the cueO gene encoding multicopper oxidase CueO gives MQRREFIKLAAAVGAASALPLWSRHVFAAERPALPIPTVLTPDARNSVALTVQRGTTSFGGKMATTWGYNGSLLGPALRLQQGKPVTVEIRNQLAEETTLHWHGLEIPGEVDGGPQGIIQPGASRTVTFTPTQQAATCWFHPHQHGKTGHQVAMGLAGLVLIEDPQISALLLPKQWGIDDIPVIIQDKQFGSDGQIDYQLDIMTAAVGWFGDTLLTNGAIYPQHTAPKGWLRLRLLNGCNARSLNLAASDNRPLYVIASDGGLLAEPVKVSELPMLMGERFEVLVDISDGKAFDLVTLPVSQMGMAVAPFDKAHPVMRIQPVLIPASATLPDQLATLPALPSLDGLTQRKLQLSMDPMLDMMGMQALMTKYGDQAMSGMMQHGGMMGHMGQGGMDHGNMGGMGQMNHGSDGFDFHNANKINGQAFDMKKPMFAASKGQYERWVISGEGDMMLHPFHIHGTQFRILSENGKPPAAHRAGWKDTVRVEGAVSEVLVKFDHDAPKEHMYMAHCHLLEHEDTGMMLGFTV, from the coding sequence ATGCAACGTCGTGAATTTATCAAACTGGCGGCGGCCGTTGGCGCCGCCAGCGCATTACCGCTGTGGAGCCGCCACGTATTTGCCGCCGAACGTCCGGCTCTGCCCATACCCACGGTTCTGACGCCCGATGCCCGCAACAGCGTGGCGCTGACGGTACAGCGCGGAACGACATCGTTCGGCGGTAAGATGGCCACCACCTGGGGATACAACGGCAGCCTTTTAGGCCCGGCGCTGCGCCTGCAGCAGGGCAAACCGGTCACGGTCGAGATCCGCAACCAGCTGGCGGAAGAGACGACCCTTCACTGGCACGGCCTTGAAATCCCCGGCGAGGTCGACGGCGGCCCGCAGGGTATCATCCAGCCCGGCGCCTCGCGCACCGTCACGTTTACCCCGACGCAGCAGGCGGCGACCTGCTGGTTCCATCCGCATCAGCACGGTAAAACCGGGCATCAGGTCGCCATGGGGCTGGCCGGGCTGGTGCTTATCGAAGATCCGCAGATTAGCGCGCTGCTGCTGCCGAAGCAGTGGGGCATCGATGATATACCGGTCATCATTCAGGATAAGCAGTTCGGCAGCGACGGGCAGATTGATTATCAGCTGGATATTATGACCGCCGCCGTCGGCTGGTTCGGCGATACGCTGCTGACCAACGGCGCGATTTATCCGCAGCACACCGCGCCGAAAGGCTGGCTGCGTCTGCGTCTGCTCAACGGCTGTAACGCACGCTCCCTGAACCTCGCGGCCAGCGACAACCGTCCTCTGTACGTTATCGCCAGCGACGGCGGCCTGCTGGCCGAACCGGTGAAGGTGAGCGAGCTGCCGATGCTGATGGGCGAGCGTTTTGAAGTGTTGGTGGATATCAGCGACGGTAAAGCCTTCGATCTGGTCACGCTGCCGGTGAGCCAGATGGGAATGGCGGTGGCGCCGTTTGATAAAGCGCATCCCGTTATGCGCATCCAGCCGGTACTGATCCCGGCGTCCGCCACGCTGCCCGACCAGCTCGCCACCCTTCCGGCGCTGCCGTCGCTTGACGGGCTGACCCAGCGTAAGCTCCAGCTGTCGATGGACCCGATGCTCGACATGATGGGCATGCAGGCCCTGATGACGAAGTACGGCGACCAGGCGATGTCCGGCATGATGCAGCACGGCGGCATGATGGGGCATATGGGCCAGGGCGGGATGGATCACGGTAATATGGGCGGCATGGGGCAAATGAACCACGGCAGCGACGGTTTTGATTTCCACAACGCAAACAAAATTAACGGTCAGGCCTTCGACATGAAGAAACCGATGTTTGCCGCCAGTAAAGGGCAGTACGAGCGCTGGGTGATTTCCGGGGAAGGGGACATGATGCTGCATCCGTTCCATATCCACGGCACGCAGTTCCGTATCCTGTCAGAAAATGGCAAACCGCCCGCGGCGCACCGCGCCGGCTGGAAAGATACCGTGCGGGTTGAGGGAGCCGTCAGCGAAGTGCTGGTGAAGTTCGACCACGACGCGCCGAAGGAGCATATGTATATGGCGCACTGCCATCTGCTGGAGCACGAAGATACCGGGATGATGCTCGGGTTTACTGTTTAG